Proteins from a genomic interval of Desulfovibrio piger:
- a CDS encoding tyrosine-type recombinase/integrase produces MATKHKRATMTARQLAEDYLAHQITRDVTRTSTRHHLNQLLTLFGGWQARRVGAAQMQEFLAAQKARGVMATTAHHRVRLWRTALAWAVETGRLPASPLAGFRLHRPKARRIDPPTRAEAVRMYKVAAPHIRRVIVLGMAAGPRIGPSELFRLTWGDVELAAGYMRMPNAAKGAQEDSRIVPIRDDILPLLRAWRGEDEKQGCPWVIHWQGRPVRCIGHAWHQARKAAGITRRITPYSLRHAMPTEALEHGADVQAVAEVMGHADPTMLLRVYQHTRYRLRKQAVNAAPGLRLDKI; encoded by the coding sequence ACCAGTACCCGGCATCACCTCAACCAGCTGCTGACCCTGTTCGGGGGCTGGCAGGCCCGCCGGGTGGGCGCGGCCCAGATGCAGGAGTTTTTGGCCGCCCAGAAGGCGCGCGGCGTCATGGCCACCACAGCGCACCACCGCGTCCGCCTGTGGCGTACCGCCCTGGCCTGGGCCGTGGAGACGGGCCGCCTGCCCGCGTCGCCTCTGGCGGGTTTCCGGCTGCATCGTCCGAAGGCTAGGCGCATTGATCCGCCCACGCGGGCCGAGGCCGTGCGTATGTATAAGGTAGCCGCGCCGCATATCCGGCGTGTGATCGTCCTGGGCATGGCGGCCGGGCCGCGTATCGGCCCCAGCGAGCTTTTCCGGCTCACTTGGGGGGACGTGGAACTGGCGGCGGGCTACATGAGGATGCCCAACGCTGCCAAGGGGGCCCAAGAAGACAGCAGGATCGTCCCCATCCGGGACGACATCCTGCCCCTGTTGCGGGCGTGGAGAGGGGAAGACGAGAAACAGGGCTGCCCGTGGGTCATCCACTGGCAGGGCCGCCCTGTGCGCTGCATAGGCCATGCCTGGCATCAGGCCCGAAAAGCGGCGGGCATCACGCGGCGCATAACGCCTTATAGCCTGCGCCATGCCATGCCCACGGAAGCTCTTGAGCATGGCGCGGATGTGCAAGCGGTGGCTGAGGTCATGGGCCATGCTGATCCCACCATGCTGCTGCGTGTCTATCAGCACACGCGCTACAGGCTGCGGAAACAAGCGGTCAATGCCGCACCCGGCCTGCGGCTGGACAAGATTTGA